The nucleotide window CTCGCAAACTTGGTTCAAGGTCTGTGCGACCAGTGGACTGAGCCACGCGTTTCTTCGGGATCGATTCGCTCTGGGTCGATCGACTCGGGGCCTAGCCAATCGATTCTGGCGGGCCGATGTCGCTCCGACGGATTTCAAAAGAAGTGGTTACTGGCCTGGGACTCTCCGGGCCCAGTGACATCACTGAGTTCTTCACTGGGAATTGCCATTCGACAAGTTCGGTTCGGCGATTCGACAGAACAGTGTTGGCGGTTCCGCTAGCGTTACCAAGTCAATTTTAGTTTCTCCCTCCACAAGCTCACGCCCTCTTGCGTGATTGCCAAGGTCGATACCCAGTCTTGGGTTTCTGCACCTGTCTGTCGATGCGATAACGCTATTGATAGATATTCTCGGAAAGGGTCCGAAGCATGAATAATCAATTACTCTCACTGATTCTGTCGTCACCACCACTTGCAGCGATTGAAGGGTTTCAAGTGGCACTAGTTGCCCTTGTCGCGGCCGGTATGGGCATGGGGCTGATCAAGGGCCTCGATTACCTGCGGAAACGCGATGCGGACAAGGAAGCAGCGGACATCATCGGGCGGGCTGAGGTCGAAGCTGCTGCTCGACGTAAGGAAGCAGCCGTCGAAGCTCGAGAGATGGCCTTGCAGGAAAAGGCTAATCTCGAAAAAGAAAATGAGGAGATTCGTCGTGGCCTGCACGACCGCGAGCGAAAGCTCGATAAGCAAGAAGACGGCCTTGCTCACCGCCAGGAACAGATGCAGAAGCAAGAAAAAATGGTCGAAGCCAACCAGCGACGGCTCTCCGAGAAAATCGAAGACGCCGACCAACGCCAGAAGGAGCTCAACGACCTGCTCGATCTCGAACGCCAAACGATGCACCAATTGAGCGGCCTCAATGCGGAAGAAGCCGAGGCGAAGTTGCTCGAACGGCTTGAAAAAGAGCTTGTTCGTGAGCAAGGCGCAATGATCCTCAAGTACGAAAAGCAGGCGGCTGAGAAGTGCCAGGCAGTTGGTAGGGAATTGCTGATTACCTCCATCCAACGCTTTGCCGCGGCCCACACGGCAGAATCAACGACCAGTACGGTCGATATTCCCAACGACGATATGAAGGGCCGTATCATCGGTCGCGAAGGGCGCAACATTCGAGCGCTCGAAAAAGCGACTGGTGTCGATGTGATCATTGACGATACACCCGGCGTGGTGATTGTGAGTGCCTTCGATCCCGTGCGACGCGAGATTGCTCGCATCTCGCTGAACAAACTGATTGCTGACGGTCGGATTCACCCAACGCGTATCGAAGAGCTGGTAGCCGAGACGGAGAAGGAAATTGACGGCGAGATTCGCAAACATGGCGAGGAGGCAATGCAAGAGGCACAAGTCTTCGGCCTGCACGACCGAGTAATCGAACTATTGGGACGGCTCAAGTACCGAACGAGTTACAGCCAAAACGTGTTGCGCCACTCCATTGAGGTGTCGTTCATCACAGGCATGCTTGCTGAAGAAATGGGGATGGATGGTGAATTAGCCCGCCGTGCCGGCTTGCTACACGACATTGGCAAAGCGGCCGATCACGACTTGGAAGGCGGCCATCCGAAGATTGGTGCTGACCTCCTGAAACGCTTCGGCGAGGGGCCGGAAGTTGTTCACGCAGCACTGGGCCATCACGACGACATTCGCCCCGATATGCCATACACCGTACTGTGTGCGGCGGCCGACGCTTGCAGCGCGTCGCGGCCCGGAGCCCGTCGCGAGACGCTCGATCGCTACATCAAGCGAATGCAAGAATTGGAAACAATCGCCACGAACTTCAGCGGCGTTCGTCAAGCCTTCGCCATCCAAGCGGGCCGCGAGGTACGCGTCATCGCCAGCGCCAAGGACACCACTGACGAGTCCGCCGCGAAGATCTGCCGCGATATCGCGAAAGCGTTTGAGGAGCAACTCACGTATCCCGGTGAGATCAAGGTGACCCTCATTCGCGAAACGCGCGTCACCGAGACGGCCCACTGATATTCTTTGCGGTACGTTTTGCAACATTGCTAGGCCCCCTCATGCGATTACTCTTCATCGGTGACATCGTCGGCAAGCCCGGGCGGGAAATCGTCATTGAGGCGGTTGGTAAGCTGCGCGAGGAGCATCAACTCGACCTGGTGATCGCTAATGCGGAGAACGCCGCCGGCGGATCGGGCCTGACTCCGGCGATCTACAAAGAGCTGGTCAAGGCCGGGGTCGATGCCATTACGCTGGGAGATCACGTCTATAGGCGGAAGGAAATCTACACAGTGCTTCAACGGGAAGAGAACATCGTGCGGCCAGCGAATCTTCCCGCGGAGGCGGTCGGCAGACAGTGGACGACGGTCACGGCGGCCGATGGTACGATCGTGGGGATTTGTTGCCTGCTCGGGCAGTTGTTCATGAAGCCGATGGACAACCCGTGGCGGGCGGCTGATCGGGTGTTGACGGAAATGCCGACCGACGTGCGGGTTCGCTTCGTTGATTTCCACGTCGAGGCAACCAGCGAAGCCCAAACGATGGGCCGTTACCTCGATGGTCGTGTTTCAGCTGTCCTTGGCACACACACCCACGTCCCAACCGCCGACGAATGCTTGCTTCCTGAGGGGACCGCTTTCCAATGCGACGTCGGCATGACGGGCCCCCATGAAAGCATTTTGGGACGACGCATCGACCGCGTCATGGAAACTACTCTGACCTCCAACCCGACCCAATTTGAAGTCGCCTCAAAGGACGTGCGGCTCAACGGGACTATCGTCG belongs to Lacipirellulaceae bacterium and includes:
- a CDS encoding TIGR00282 family metallophosphoesterase, producing the protein MRLLFIGDIVGKPGREIVIEAVGKLREEHQLDLVIANAENAAGGSGLTPAIYKELVKAGVDAITLGDHVYRRKEIYTVLQREENIVRPANLPAEAVGRQWTTVTAADGTIVGICCLLGQLFMKPMDNPWRAADRVLTEMPTDVRVRFVDFHVEATSEAQTMGRYLDGRVSAVLGTHTHVPTADECLLPEGTAFQCDVGMTGPHESILGRRIDRVMETTLTSNPTQFEVASKDVRLNGTIVEIDPQTGKATSIERLCYRSGQK
- the rny gene encoding ribonuclease Y; this encodes MNNQLLSLILSSPPLAAIEGFQVALVALVAAGMGMGLIKGLDYLRKRDADKEAADIIGRAEVEAAARRKEAAVEAREMALQEKANLEKENEEIRRGLHDRERKLDKQEDGLAHRQEQMQKQEKMVEANQRRLSEKIEDADQRQKELNDLLDLERQTMHQLSGLNAEEAEAKLLERLEKELVREQGAMILKYEKQAAEKCQAVGRELLITSIQRFAAAHTAESTTSTVDIPNDDMKGRIIGREGRNIRALEKATGVDVIIDDTPGVVIVSAFDPVRREIARISLNKLIADGRIHPTRIEELVAETEKEIDGEIRKHGEEAMQEAQVFGLHDRVIELLGRLKYRTSYSQNVLRHSIEVSFITGMLAEEMGMDGELARRAGLLHDIGKAADHDLEGGHPKIGADLLKRFGEGPEVVHAALGHHDDIRPDMPYTVLCAAADACSASRPGARRETLDRYIKRMQELETIATNFSGVRQAFAIQAGREVRVIASAKDTTDESAAKICRDIAKAFEEQLTYPGEIKVTLIRETRVTETAH